Part of the Lysobacter enzymogenes genome is shown below.
CAGCCTCCGGAATACGACTCCGAGACGCTGTAGACCGCGCCGCGCCGCACGCCGAGTTCGTGCGCCAGCGCGTCGGCCTTGTCCTGGGCCGCGCGGATCGCCAGCGCGCGCGCGGCGTCGCGGTGCTTGCGCAGCTGCGAGGTGCGGAACTCGATCCCGTGCACGTGCTGCGCGCCGTTGGCCAGCAGCCCGGCCAGCACGCTCTCGTAGGCGCCGATCCGGGTCAGGCGCACGCCGATGCTCTTGCGCGCGACGTAGAACTCCGGCGTCAGCCGCGCCACGACCTTGGTGCTGTTGTCGTACGGATAACGCGGCTCGATGTTGACGTAATCGGTCTGCACGTCCTTGTCCGGCACGCCGCTGGCGCGCAGGAACGCCAGCGCCTTGGCCACGTCGGCGTCGTTGAGGCGCTTGGCCTCGGCCAGCGCGATCGCGCGCGACTCCACCCCGACGCTGATCAGGACCTCGTCGGGCGGCACCTTGATTTCGGCCGAACCCGACACGTTGAGACTGCGCCGCTCGGGCGCCGGCAGTTCGGAAAAGCGCGGCACGGCCGCGGACGGCGCGGCGATCAGGATCGCGGACAGCAACAGCCACCAGGCGGGACGCGGCATGGGACTTCCTCCTTGAGATGGGAACCGGTGAGATCC
Proteins encoded:
- a CDS encoding SIMPL domain-containing protein; translated protein: MPRPAWWLLLSAILIAAPSAAVPRFSELPAPERRSLNVSGSAEIKVPPDEVLISVGVESRAIALAEAKRLNDADVAKALAFLRASGVPDKDVQTDYVNIEPRYPYDNSTKVVARLTPEFYVARKSIGVRLTRIGAYESVLAGLLANGAQHVHGIEFRTSQLRKHRDAARALAIRAAQDKADALAHELGVRRGAVYSVSESYSGGWWRGGGWGGAGGGQMMQNVVQQAGDEGGEDDGATLAVGQISVNATVSASFAIE